A region of the Mycobacterium sp. NBC_00419 genome:
AGATCGGCGAGCATCATGGTGGCGTACGGTCCGGCCAGCATGCTGCCGACCTCGACGATGCGGATGCCCTCCAATGGTGCGGCGGGCAGGAGCGAAGCGACCCGGGGATTGGGCGGAGTCATCGGATCTCGGCGGCCAGCTGCGAAATCACCTCACGGGTGCGGTATTTCGAGGCAATCAGCTCGTCACGGGTCTCGCCGATCGGCAACAGCCGCACCGACAGGTCCGTCACACCGGCGTCGGCGAAGGACCGAAACCGCGCCAGGATGGCATCCTCGTCACCGGCCGCGGTCAGGTCGCCGACGTCGCGTGCCTCGCCGCGATCGAGCAGCTTCTGATAGTTCGGTGACGTCTCGGCCTCGGCCAGGATGCGGTTGGCCCGCGCCTTGGCAGCGTCGATCTCCGAGTTGGCGCACAGGCACACCGGGATACCGGCGACGATGCGCGGAGCCTTGCGCCCGGCGTTCTCGGCGGCCTTGTTGATCCGCGGGGCGATGTGGTCGCCGATCGCCCGCTCGTCGGCCATCCACAGCACCGTGCCGTCGGTCAGTTCGCCGGCGATCCGCAGCATCACCGGGCCCAATGCGGCCACCAGCACGGGCATCGGCGAATCCGCTCCCAGCACAGTCGGATTGTGCACGTTGAAGGTGTCGTTCTCGACGTCGACGTCACCGGGGCCGGCCAGCGCGGTGTTGAGCACCTCGAGGTAGTCGCGGGTGTAGGCGGCGGGCTTCTCGTAGGGGATGCCCAGCATGTCGTTGACGATCCAGTGGTGCGAGGGCCCTACACCCAGTGCCAGCCGACCGCCGGCACCGGCATGCACCGACAGCGCCTGACGAGCCAGCGCGACCGGGTGCTGGGCCTGCAGTGGCACGACGGCGGTGCCCAGTTCGATCCGGCTGGTCCGGTTGCCCATCAGCGACACCATGGTCAGCGCGTCGAAGTCGTTGGGCACCTGCGGCATCCAGGCCGTATCGAAGCCGGCGGCCTCGGCCCACTCGATGTCCTCGATGAACTTCTTGACCTTGCGGGCCATGTCGCCGCGCTCGGCGCCGATCATCACACCGAGTCTCATACGGATTCTCCGGCCTTCTCGGTCAGCGCCCGCACGTCGCGAACCAGGTCGTCCAGCGACGTCCCGGTCGGAAACACCGCGGCGGCACCGACTTCGGCCAGCTTCGGCACGTCGCTCTGCGGAATCGTCCCGCCGACGATGACGGCGATATCCCCCGCGTCGGCCTCGCGCAGCGCGTCGACGGTCCGCTTGGTCAGCGCGATATGCGCGCCGGACAGGATGGACAGGCCCACGACTGCGACGTCCTCCTGCAGTGCGATCGAGACGATGTCCTCGATGCGCTGCCGGATGCCGGTGTAGATCACCTCGAACCCCGCATCACGCAGGGCCCGCGCCACGATCTTGGCGCCGCGGTCGTGCCCGTCGAGGCCGGGTTTGGCGACGAGAACGCGTGCGCTCATCAGAACACCACCGGTTGCTGGAACTCGCCCCACACTGCTTTGAGTGCCGACACCATCTCGCCCACGGTGCAGTAGGCGTTCGCGCAGTCGATCAGCCGGTGCATCAAATTCTCATCTCCTTCGGCTCCCCGCGACAGCGCGGCCAGTGCGGCCTGCACCGCTGCCGGGTCACGCTCGGCCTTGACCTGCGCGAGGCGCTTGAGTTGCAGGTCTCGGCCCTCGGCGTCGAGTTCGTAGGTGTCGATGTCCGGCGCAGCCTCGTCGGTGACGAACTTGTTCACCCCGACCACCGGACGCTCGCCTGCCTCGACCTCCTGGTGAATCTTGTAGGCCTCGTCGGCGATCAGCCCCTGCAGGTAGCCGTCCTCGATGGCGCGCACCATGCCGCCGTGCTGCTCGAGGTCGGCCATGATCTCGATGATGCGTTCCTCGGTGGCATCGGTGAGCGCCTCGACGAAGTAGGAGCCGCCGAGCGGGTCGGCTACCCGGGTCACCCCGGTCTCGTAGGCGAGGATCTGCTGGGTGCGCAGCGCCAATGTCGCGGACTCCTCACTGGGTAGCGCGAACGGCTCGTCCCAGGCCGCGGTGAACATCGACTGCACGCCGCCGAGCACCGAGGCCAACGCCTCATAGGCAACCCGGACCAGGTTGTTCTGCGCCTGCGGGGCGTACAGCGAGGCCCCGCCGGAGACACAGCCGAAGCGGAACATCGCCGCCTTCTCGGTCTTGGCGCCATACCGCTCGCGCACGATCGTGGCCCAACGGCGCCGTCCCGCGCGGTATTTGGCGATCTCCTCGAAGAAGTCGCCGTGGGTGTAGAAGAAGAACGAGATCTGCGGCGCGAACTGGTCGATGGTCATGCGCCCCCGCTGCACCACGGTGTCGCAGTAGGTGACACCGTCGGCCAGGGTGAAGGACATCTCCTGGACGGCGTTGGCGCCGGCATCGCGGAAGTGCGCGCCGGCCACCGAGATCGCATTGAACCGCGGCACCTCGGCGGCGCAGAACTCGATCGTGTCGGCGATCAGCCGCAGCGAGGGCTCCGGCGGCCAGATCCAGGTGCCACGCGAGGCATACTCCTTGAGGATGTCGTTCTGGATGGTGCCGGTCAGCTTCTCGCGCGGCACACCCTTCTTCTCCGCGGCCGCGACATAGAAGGCCAGCAGAATGGCGGCGGTGCCGTTGATGGTGAAGCTGGTGCTGATCTGATCCAGCGGGATGCTGTCGAACAGGATCTCGGCATCGGCCAAGGTGTCCACGGCGACACCGACCCGGCCGACCTCCTCGCCGTACTCCGGATCGTCGGAGTCATAGCCGCACTGCGTGGGCAGATCCAGCGCCACGGACAGACCCGTTCCGCCCTGGTCAAGCAGGTAGCGGTAGCGCCGGTTCGATTCCTCGGCGGTGCCGAAACCGGAATACTGGCGGAATGTCCACAAGCGCCCGCGGTAGCCGCTCGAGAAGTTGCCCCGGGTGAAGGGGAACTCGCCTGGCACGGGAGGATCGCCGGAACGGTCGGCCGGTCCGTACACCGGCTGCAGCGGGATTCCCGACGATGTATGGGATTGGTAGTCCATCGTCTGGATACCGTACTTGCAGTTTAGGAGAATGCCAATACCGTTTTGGGCAAGCCGTGTGCAGGCTCGGCCAAATCCACTGGTAGAGGCGACGAGAGGAGAGTAGTGCCGCGCACCGACGGGCCCACGGGCACCGAACCGCAGTGGAAAGAGTTCGCCGCCACCACCGCCGCGCGCCACGGCGCACCCGCCGGGG
Encoded here:
- a CDS encoding LLM class F420-dependent oxidoreductase; its protein translation is MRLGVMIGAERGDMARKVKKFIEDIEWAEAAGFDTAWMPQVPNDFDALTMVSLMGNRTSRIELGTAVVPLQAQHPVALARQALSVHAGAGGRLALGVGPSHHWIVNDMLGIPYEKPAAYTRDYLEVLNTALAGPGDVDVENDTFNVHNPTVLGADSPMPVLVAALGPVMLRIAGELTDGTVLWMADERAIGDHIAPRINKAAENAGRKAPRIVAGIPVCLCANSEIDAAKARANRILAEAETSPNYQKLLDRGEARDVGDLTAAGDEDAILARFRSFADAGVTDLSVRLLPIGETRDELIASKYRTREVISQLAAEIR
- a CDS encoding cobalamin B12-binding domain-containing protein, producing MSARVLVAKPGLDGHDRGAKIVARALRDAGFEVIYTGIRQRIEDIVSIALQEDVAVVGLSILSGAHIALTKRTVDALREADAGDIAVIVGGTIPQSDVPKLAEVGAAAVFPTGTSLDDLVRDVRALTEKAGESV
- a CDS encoding methylmalonyl-CoA mutase family protein; the protein is MDYQSHTSSGIPLQPVYGPADRSGDPPVPGEFPFTRGNFSSGYRGRLWTFRQYSGFGTAEESNRRYRYLLDQGGTGLSVALDLPTQCGYDSDDPEYGEEVGRVGVAVDTLADAEILFDSIPLDQISTSFTINGTAAILLAFYVAAAEKKGVPREKLTGTIQNDILKEYASRGTWIWPPEPSLRLIADTIEFCAAEVPRFNAISVAGAHFRDAGANAVQEMSFTLADGVTYCDTVVQRGRMTIDQFAPQISFFFYTHGDFFEEIAKYRAGRRRWATIVRERYGAKTEKAAMFRFGCVSGGASLYAPQAQNNLVRVAYEALASVLGGVQSMFTAAWDEPFALPSEESATLALRTQQILAYETGVTRVADPLGGSYFVEALTDATEERIIEIMADLEQHGGMVRAIEDGYLQGLIADEAYKIHQEVEAGERPVVGVNKFVTDEAAPDIDTYELDAEGRDLQLKRLAQVKAERDPAAVQAALAALSRGAEGDENLMHRLIDCANAYCTVGEMVSALKAVWGEFQQPVVF